The Corvus hawaiiensis isolate bCorHaw1 chromosome 1, bCorHaw1.pri.cur, whole genome shotgun sequence genomic sequence CACGGCCAGAGTGTGTCACCAAGGGGCGATCTGGGGACCAGGGTGACCTGTCCTCTGCACTGGGAGAGAccagagccctgcagctgcccccaGGATTGGCATCAGGGATCAGCTCTGGGGTGGGACACCTTGGACAGCACCCAGCAGTCACCAGGAGCAGGACAAACCAGATTTGTTGGAAGAACATGTCCCTGGGGGGTGTTTTTTGCAGGATGGACATGCCAGGGCAGACCCAGGGaggttctcctgctccttggggcCAGCAGTGAGGAACAGAACCTCTGTAGTGCCATGGAGCACCCACAGCTGGGTCTGAGAGGGTcccaccagcacagggaggggagggggtgtGGGAGCACCATATGGGGTTCATATGGAGGGGAaaatgggagaggaggagaaaaagcatCTCCTGGCGCGCAGGAGGACGGGGAGCTGCCGCTCACCCATGACCCGCAGCTCTGTCCCACATGAGTGCagctcctccttcttctccaggtccttcctgtcaCACACGTAGATCCCGTTGTCCTCGTAGGTGGCCCTGAAGAGGGTGAGGTTGATGGAGCTGTTTGTCCTCTCGATGCTGTAGCTGGGCGTGCTCTGAtccagcacagagaagtcaTTCCTGTCCTCTGCTGTCTTGTACCACTTCATGGTCTGGGGCTCCTGGGAGTAGCAGATGAAGTGGACGGGCATGTTCTTCCTGATGGCCACGTACCGCGGGTTCTGGTGCACCGGGGGACACCTGTCACctgcaggggacagggctgtcacTGCGGCCACCCCCATGAGAgcccccccagcacctcccaaaCAAAGAGCTTCCCAtttccatgctgcttttgagcATCCAGCTTGGTTTTGGTGAATTATCCTCatcccaggctccccaggaaatggtcccagccccgaggctgccagagctgcaggagcgctgggacagcgctgccagggatgcccagggtggggttgttggggggtctgggcagggccaggctgggactgGCTGATCccgggggtcccttccaatcaggatattccaggattctatAAAATCTGAGGCTTTTGGTGGAAGTCTGCTTTTAATGGAAACTCCAATTTTCCGTGGGAGTAGCTTCGCTCCAGTACTTCTGCCCTGCTTCCACCCCTCTCTGGGCACATTTAGTTAATCCCAGCTCCAAAATTACAGATGGTGGAATCCCAGCTGgtttctctcttgcttccactttttttttttttttgccttttgctctattttgtatttttttggcCATGTTTTAGTCCCAGGGTGGTGACTTTGAGAGCCTGTTTGAGTTGCAGAGGTCACCCCTAGAGCACTGTGGGTGGCACAAGGACAATGGCACAAGTGCTGTGGCACAAGCCCAGTGCTGGTCCCAGCTTGGGACCCATGCAGAGGGAAAACCTGTTGGTGCTCAGGAAAGACACAGAGCCAGCCTtgcagagggagaggaaggtgCAGGGTTGGGGATGTCACAGCCTGGGAATGGCCTCTGTGTGGGGCAGGGCCTGTGGGTGGTGGGACAGCGGCTctgaggggacaggagggacccTGGGGGACACAGGCAGGGGAAGAGCCCAGCAGATCTGAGGGTACCTGTGTTGTTCCTGGTGTTGTCCTTCTCTGCTGAGGTCCCACCTGCAAGACAGGAGAAGGGCCCTGAGATCGTGGCCAGGAGCCCAcgagggtgtccccagggggaTGGACATGCCCTGGGCCCTTCGTGCCC encodes the following:
- the CD79B gene encoding B-cell antigen receptor complex-associated protein beta chain — its product is MADVGTRLWLLPVTLGLLALLTGGTSAEKDNTRNNTGDRCPPVHQNPRYVAIRKNMPVHFICYSQEPQTMKWYKTAEDRNDFSVLDQSTPSYSIERTNSSINLTLFRATYEDNGIYVCDRKDLEKKEELHSCGTELRVMGTSSIKQVQNRNTLKDAIIIIQSILLIIFISIPILIFLDKGEEKKSPEEDHTYEGLEVEQMATYEDITPFRDVKAKWTVGEHPGEE